One segment of Alistipes finegoldii DSM 17242 DNA contains the following:
- a CDS encoding glycosyltransferase, which produces MKSFEHLIITRFNLNLYARDKHDAPTRTERWLEHRFEIFERYCLPSVAAQTNPNFRWLCLFDAATPAAYRRRIGGYQSVCPQFRSVFYSAGQAGRLTESLRTTISGLLAGREELATPPLRSC; this is translated from the coding sequence ATGAAAAGTTTCGAACATTTAATCATCACGCGGTTCAATCTGAACCTCTATGCGCGGGACAAACACGACGCTCCGACGCGCACCGAACGGTGGCTCGAACATCGTTTCGAGATCTTCGAACGCTATTGCCTGCCTTCGGTGGCGGCGCAGACCAACCCGAATTTCAGGTGGCTCTGTCTTTTCGACGCGGCGACGCCCGCGGCTTACCGCCGCCGCATCGGCGGTTACCAGTCCGTCTGTCCGCAGTTCCGGTCCGTATTTTACAGCGCCGGGCAGGCCGGACGCCTGACCGAAAGTCTGCGCACTACGATTTCAGGCCTGCTGGCCGGGCGTGAAGAGCTGGCCACCCCCCCCCTCCGCAGCTGCTGA